The nucleotide sequence CTCTGGGTTTGATACAACATCAAATTCTATATTAGTTTGCTCAGATATGATTTGCTTCACCTTCTCTGCAGTACCCACAGGGACAGTACTTTTATCAACAATCACTTTATAGTTCGTAATTAAATTACCTATTTGTTTAGCAGTTTCTAATACATAGGATAAATCTGCAGAACCATCTTCACCTTCTGGGGTTGGTAATGCTAAAAAAACAATATCTCCATAATCCAATCCTTCTTTTAAAGAAGTTGAAAACTGCAATCGATTTGCTTTTATATTTCTTTGAAACAACACATCTAAATGTGGTTCGTATATTGGTATCTCTCCCTGTTGTAGCCTTTTGACTTTATCTTCGTTTATGTCTATACATAAAACTTCATTCCCTGTTTCAGCTAAGCAAGTTCCTGTAACTAAACCCACATAACCAGTTCCTATTACGGATATTTTCATTTATTAATTTTTGTTAAAACAAAAATAGGGAAGTATAATGAAACATAAGAATGTAGAGTTAAGGTTTTAAAAAGAAGTTTTATTTGTCTAATTTCTCATAATAAGAATTTAAACTTTTGTACTCAGGAACTAGTTCTTTTATTTTTTTTACAATTTCTGTTTCTTTTAACCTTCTAGATTCTTCGATAATATTTTGAACACTTGTGTTTACAGATAAATATTCATCATTGTTAGCCTTAACAATCATTATTTTTTTATGATAGGTAGGTAATGTTATTGATTTATCATTTAATAGCTCTTCATATAATTTCTCTCCTGGACGTAATCCAATAGCTTTAATTTTTATATCTCTATTAGGTGTATGACCAGCCAAACGAATCATTTTATTAGCTAGATCAATAATTTTAACAGCTTTACCCATGTCAAAAATAAAAATTTCGCCGCCTTCGCCCATAGAGCTCGCCTCCATAACTAATTGACAAGCTTCAGGTATAGTCATAAAGTATCTTATGATATCTGGATGCGTAATTGTAACCGGGCCTCCTTGTTGAATTTGTTTTTTAAACAACGGTACTACAGATCCATTAGACCCTAAAACATTTCCAAAACGTGTTGTTATAAATTTTGTTTTGTTTTCTTTATTATTGGATAAATGATTATATAATGACTGTACATATATTTCTGCAACTCTTTTAGAGGCTCCCATAACATTACTAGGGTTTACAGCTTTGTCTGTAGAAATCATTATAAATCGCTCTGCACTATATTTCGCAGCTAAATCTGCTAAATTCTTTGTCCCTAATATATTTACAGAAACTGCTTCAGAGGGATTTTTTTCCATTAAAGGAACGTGTTTATAAGCAGCGCAATGATATATAATTTCAGGTTTATGAATATTAAAAAGGTGTTCTAAATTTTCTTTATTTCTAACATCACATATTATTGGATGAAAGTTTAAATCATTATATTTTTCTTCTATTTTTAAAGTTAAACTATGTAAAGGTGTTTCAGCTTGATCTAAAATTACAAGTTTTTTAGGTTTGTACTGACTTAATTGATTTACAATTTCTGAGCCTATTGAACCTGCTCCTCCTGTTACAAAAACTGTTTTATTTTCTATTAAATTTAATATTTCGTTGTTGTTAATTTCTATTGGCTCACGCTCTAATAAGTCTTCTATCTGAATATTTTGGATGCTCTCATTTATTCCACTATTACTATCCATTTCAGAAATTGAAGGAGATCTGTATATTTTAATATTATGTTCTATACAATTGTCTATCATCTGTATTTTTTCATGATCTCTTAAATCATCTTCTAAGACAATTAAGCCCGTTCCTTGATAAGCTCTTATTATTACGTATATTTTTCTTTTTAAATAAATTATTGGTAATCCAAGAACTCTTTTATTGCTATTTGATTTTTCTTTTTCTAAAAAACCCATTACTTTAAATCGTCTAGGATATTCATTTTCTATAGCTACCGCTAAAGAAATTGTGTTTTGAGAAACACCTAAAATAAATACTTTTTCAACATCAGAAGTATCTTGAAGTAAAAATCGAGAATAGATTTGTTTTGCAACAACCCTATAAAAAAACAGACCGACAAATAAGCATAAAAAGAATAATATTAAAAATATTGAACTATATAAAAATTCGTCAAAAAATTTATAGTATAAAAAATTTATTACAATGAGCATTCCTGCTGAAGAAACAGAAGCTAAAAGTAATTTTACTGCATCAATATAACTTGAATGTCTTATTAAACCTACGTATGTCTTAAAGAGAAAAAAGCAACCTGTAGTTATAATTAGACCTACTAACAATGGTATTAAAAAATATCTATTAAAGAATATGAATGAAAAATCATTTGTAATAAAACCTGAAGTAATTAGTGAAAAGAAAACAATTTGAACATCCCAGAATAATACAATCCATCTAGGTAGATAACCAACGTTTTCAATACCGAATTTAAATAGTGTACGCTTTAATACTAGCTTAATAATTTCTTTTATTTTTTCCATCAGTTTATCTAAAGCATAGCAAATTTAACACTTTAGTTATATAATCCTTGTCACTTTCTGAAAGATTAGATCCAGAAGG is from Flavobacteriaceae bacterium and encodes:
- a CDS encoding polysaccharide biosynthesis protein, with product MEKIKEIIKLVLKRTLFKFGIENVGYLPRWIVLFWDVQIVFFSLITSGFITNDFSFIFFNRYFLIPLLVGLIITTGCFFLFKTYVGLIRHSSYIDAVKLLLASVSSAGMLIVINFLYYKFFDEFLYSSIFLILFFLCLFVGLFFYRVVAKQIYSRFLLQDTSDVEKVFILGVSQNTISLAVAIENEYPRRFKVMGFLEKEKSNSNKRVLGLPIIYLKRKIYVIIRAYQGTGLIVLEDDLRDHEKIQMIDNCIEHNIKIYRSPSISEMDSNSGINESIQNIQIEDLLEREPIEINNNEILNLIENKTVFVTGGAGSIGSEIVNQLSQYKPKKLVILDQAETPLHSLTLKIEEKYNDLNFHPIICDVRNKENLEHLFNIHKPEIIYHCAAYKHVPLMEKNPSEAVSVNILGTKNLADLAAKYSAERFIMISTDKAVNPSNVMGASKRVAEIYVQSLYNHLSNNKENKTKFITTRFGNVLGSNGSVVPLFKKQIQQGGPVTITHPDIIRYFMTIPEACQLVMEASSMGEGGEIFIFDMGKAVKIIDLANKMIRLAGHTPNRDIKIKAIGLRPGEKLYEELLNDKSITLPTYHKKIMIVKANNDEYLSVNTSVQNIIEESRRLKETEIVKKIKELVPEYKSLNSYYEKLDK